From a region of the uncultured Draconibacterium sp. genome:
- a CDS encoding NUDIX domain-containing protein gives MDTHPLKVLKYCPKCGSAEFNKSGERSLKCAACGFHFFINSSAAVAALVTDDSGKLMLVTRGVEPHYGKLDLPGGFIDPMESAEDAVKRELKEELGLKVKALKYLGSAPNEYVFSAYTVFTLDMAFQVTAESIDDLKPMDDILDYKFYSEKDLNYDDIPAPSIKKFVKDYFKSTKA, from the coding sequence ATGGATACTCATCCTTTGAAAGTTTTAAAATATTGTCCGAAGTGTGGTTCTGCGGAGTTTAATAAATCCGGCGAACGTTCATTAAAATGTGCTGCCTGTGGTTTTCATTTCTTTATAAATTCATCGGCTGCCGTAGCAGCTTTGGTGACTGACGATTCAGGAAAACTGATGCTGGTTACACGTGGCGTTGAACCCCACTATGGAAAACTCGATCTGCCCGGCGGATTTATCGATCCGATGGAATCGGCAGAAGATGCAGTGAAACGCGAACTAAAAGAGGAGTTGGGATTGAAAGTAAAGGCCTTAAAATACCTGGGCTCAGCGCCAAACGAATATGTTTTTTCTGCGTACACCGTATTTACACTTGATATGGCATTTCAGGTTACCGCAGAATCGATTGATGACCTGAAACCGATGGACGATATTCTAGATTATAAATTCTACTCAGAAAAAGATCTGAATTACGATGATATTCCTGCACCTTCGATAAAGAAATTTGTTAAAGACTATTTTAAGAGCACAAAGGCATAA
- a CDS encoding hybrid sensor histidine kinase/response regulator has protein sequence MKKQTIICVDDEEIILEAIQEQLQSTFGEEYNIETSDSGEDALEFFKELIDEGQQVPVIISDYIMPGMKGDELLKEIHKLSPESLKILLTGQASIEGISNAINNAKLYRYIAKPWDKDDLVLTVKEAVKSFIQEIKIRKQNKELLELNASLEEQVAQRTEELREANAAKDKFFSIIAHDLKSPFNALLGLSDAMLENWEVFEDENKLEFVQDIHSASKNTYALLQNLLEWSRSQIGSVKVNPVVFTPVELVHENLEVLKQHAESKQISITNKVNNEVLCHADKNMISTVFRNLISNAIKFTNPQGNIMITGCTKNEHHEFCVTDDGIGMEEKTRNNLFNLNSKTQRTGTSNESGTGLGLLLCKEFVEKNGGEISVTSKENEGSSFCFTLPVAH, from the coding sequence ATGAAAAAACAAACAATCATTTGTGTTGACGATGAAGAAATAATCCTGGAGGCAATACAGGAACAACTTCAGTCGACATTTGGGGAAGAATATAATATTGAAACTTCAGATAGCGGAGAAGATGCGCTGGAGTTTTTCAAGGAGCTAATTGATGAAGGTCAGCAAGTTCCGGTAATTATTTCGGATTATATTATGCCGGGCATGAAAGGCGATGAACTTTTAAAAGAAATACACAAACTTTCGCCAGAGTCGTTAAAAATACTGCTTACAGGTCAGGCCAGCATCGAAGGAATTAGCAATGCTATAAACAATGCAAAACTTTATCGTTACATTGCAAAGCCATGGGATAAAGACGATCTGGTATTAACCGTAAAAGAAGCGGTAAAAAGTTTTATTCAGGAAATTAAAATCCGCAAACAAAATAAAGAACTACTCGAACTAAATGCATCGTTGGAAGAACAGGTTGCACAGCGTACCGAGGAATTAAGAGAGGCCAATGCCGCTAAAGACAAATTCTTTTCCATCATTGCCCACGATTTAAAAAGCCCTTTTAATGCCCTGTTAGGATTATCGGATGCCATGCTCGAAAACTGGGAGGTATTTGAAGATGAAAACAAGCTGGAGTTTGTTCAGGATATCCATAGTGCCTCAAAAAACACCTATGCTTTGTTACAAAACCTATTGGAATGGTCGCGTTCGCAGATTGGCAGTGTAAAAGTTAATCCCGTGGTATTTACCCCGGTAGAATTGGTTCATGAAAATCTTGAAGTATTAAAACAACATGCCGAATCGAAACAGATCTCAATTACCAATAAGGTTAATAATGAAGTTCTTTGCCACGCCGACAAAAATATGATCTCAACGGTTTTCCGTAATCTTATTTCCAATGCCATTAAGTTTACCAATCCGCAGGGAAATATAATGATTACAGGCTGCACGAAAAACGAACATCATGAATTTTGTGTTACAGACGATGGTATAGGTATGGAAGAAAAGACCAGGAATAACCTTTTCAACCTTAACAGCAAAACTCAGCGTACTGGTACATCCAATGAAAGCGGAACAGGATTAGGTCTTCTTCTATGTAAAGAGTTCGTGGAAAAAAACGGTGGAGAAATATCGGTTACCAGTAAAGAAAATGAAGGCAGTTCCTTCTGTTTTACCCTACCGGTAGCGCATTAA
- a CDS encoding GNAT family N-acetyltransferase → MDLNIRKSQPGDFYFLEKLENESFPLFQQSSRKSIKHSLDSAFQEVLIVESKACKKVTSVGALTLFKYKRALRIYSIAVVAEYRNAGLGTFMLNYVKKEAIENHYQKILIEVQSKNNELIEWYKKKGFKESHTIADYYASGEDAVKMELSLETEEVRKKTTNIIVINQPHKWTFADVNAKVISVKEYISNPVYQNSADMRVFNLCSSYKYQSYGYYVSLLAAARGHRVIPSSVTLRDFKMLNVIHSASYDIDELINKALQKVKDDKFQLKIYFGQTATKGFNAIANRLYQLFETPLFEIEFVKQEKWIIKGIKVLTLNKLPESEIEVIYEFARKYFSKRRFNKTTLINYKYDIAILIDPEEETPPSCKQALQKFKTAANRKGLYAEFITKNDFDKINEFDALFIRETTNVNNHTYEFSRMAYAEGLVVIDDPWSILRCSNKIFQNEIFRKHKILTPQTVVFTKNIFERKDLDDMNFPLVLKQPDSAFSLGITKVENKEEAFDAINQLFKKSDMIVCQEFLYSEFDWRIGVLDNRPLFACKYYMSKGHWQIYNWAGEAEEYSGDSETVNIEDVPEEVVKTALKASALIGDGLYGVDLKLVNDKVYVVEVNDNPNIDVDIEDYILKDNLYDQVIESIYNRIEISKNIQKINFRNK, encoded by the coding sequence ATGGATTTGAATATCAGAAAGTCACAACCCGGTGATTTTTATTTCCTTGAAAAGTTGGAAAACGAATCTTTTCCACTGTTTCAACAGAGTTCCCGCAAAAGTATAAAACACAGCCTGGATAGTGCGTTTCAGGAAGTTTTAATTGTAGAATCGAAAGCATGCAAAAAAGTAACTTCTGTCGGGGCGCTCACTTTGTTTAAATATAAACGTGCATTACGAATTTATTCGATTGCCGTTGTGGCAGAATACCGAAATGCCGGGTTGGGAACCTTCATGTTGAATTATGTGAAAAAAGAGGCAATCGAGAATCATTATCAAAAAATTTTGATTGAGGTTCAGTCGAAAAATAACGAGCTGATCGAGTGGTACAAAAAGAAGGGATTTAAGGAATCGCATACGATTGCTGATTATTACGCGAGTGGGGAAGATGCTGTTAAGATGGAATTGAGTTTGGAAACCGAAGAAGTACGGAAAAAGACCACGAATATTATCGTTATCAACCAACCACATAAATGGACTTTTGCCGATGTGAATGCTAAAGTTATCTCGGTAAAAGAGTACATCAGTAACCCGGTTTACCAGAACAGTGCCGATATGCGTGTTTTTAATCTCTGTAGTTCGTACAAATATCAAAGCTATGGTTATTATGTGTCGTTGCTGGCGGCAGCTCGTGGCCACCGTGTAATTCCAAGCTCGGTTACACTGCGCGATTTTAAAATGCTTAATGTAATCCATTCCGCCTCGTACGATATTGATGAGCTGATAAACAAAGCACTGCAAAAAGTAAAAGACGACAAATTTCAGCTTAAAATCTATTTCGGACAGACGGCTACAAAAGGATTTAACGCAATTGCCAACCGGCTTTACCAGCTGTTTGAAACACCGCTTTTCGAGATTGAATTTGTAAAACAGGAGAAATGGATCATTAAGGGAATAAAAGTTTTAACCTTAAATAAATTACCCGAAAGCGAAATTGAGGTTATTTACGAGTTTGCACGTAAATATTTCAGTAAACGGCGTTTTAATAAAACCACGCTTATCAATTATAAATACGACATTGCTATTCTTATCGATCCTGAGGAAGAAACTCCGCCATCGTGCAAACAGGCGTTACAAAAGTTTAAAACGGCGGCCAACAGGAAAGGTTTGTATGCTGAGTTTATCACAAAAAACGACTTTGATAAAATAAACGAGTTCGATGCGCTTTTTATCCGCGAAACCACAAATGTAAACAACCATACCTACGAATTTTCGCGAATGGCGTATGCCGAAGGTTTGGTGGTAATTGATGATCCATGGTCGATATTGCGTTGCTCCAATAAGATATTTCAGAACGAGATATTCAGAAAACACAAAATACTTACTCCGCAAACGGTTGTTTTTACCAAGAATATATTTGAAAGGAAAGACCTTGATGATATGAACTTTCCGCTGGTGTTAAAGCAACCCGACAGTGCATTTTCGCTGGGAATAACAAAAGTGGAGAACAAGGAAGAAGCTTTTGATGCAATAAACCAGCTGTTTAAAAAATCGGATATGATTGTTTGCCAGGAGTTTCTCTATTCCGAATTTGATTGGAGAATCGGGGTACTCGATAACCGGCCACTTTTTGCATGCAAATATTACATGTCGAAAGGACACTGGCAAATTTACAACTGGGCCGGTGAGGCCGAGGAGTATTCCGGCGATTCGGAAACAGTGAATATTGAAGATGTGCCGGAAGAAGTGGTTAAAACAGCCTTAAAAGCGTCGGCTTTAATTGGCGACGGTTTGTATGGTGTTGACCTGAAACTGGTAAACGATAAAGTTTATGTGGTTGAAGTGAATGATAATCCGAACATCGATGTAGATATTGAGGATTACATTTTAAAGGATAATTTGTACGACCAGGTTATTGAATCAATTTATAACCGGATTGAAATTTCGAAAAATATCCAGAAGATAAATTTCAGAAATAAGTAA
- a CDS encoding ATP-binding protein translates to MKYKQLIESLENDYFFYSHNIDGDYLYMSPSVETILGYNVEEAKEGLVKHMTDSDINKKTIEVLRKSATGKRQKTFQFELFAKNGAIKVIEITESPLYNENGELLSIEGVAHDITRRIEREKTIREQNEKLKQQTEELEATIADLKQTQSQLVQSEKMRALGNLIAGVAHEINTPIGAINASVDNISRSLDESMQNLYTLFTRLSEKELVVFLKIMKLIDRSKPALVSKEKRYYKKLVKEKLDNAGFDDTYTMTDHVIYLNLYEVVDQIIPLLKVDNPGFILKSIRDIYSVRKNSENIKLAVDKASKVVYALKKFTHKDQGMDKELSNLRENIDMVLTLHHNRIKQGIEVIQNYDDDIPLINCYPDELVQVWTNLISNAIQAMDNIGQLTITIINMGERIQVSISDTGCGIPDKIREKIFEPFFTTKKAGEGTGIGLELVLKIIEKHQGNLDFKSKVGEGTTFIVTLPVK, encoded by the coding sequence ATGAAATACAAGCAGCTTATTGAAAGCCTGGAAAACGATTATTTCTTTTATTCACATAATATTGATGGTGATTATCTCTATATGAGCCCCTCTGTTGAAACCATTTTGGGTTACAACGTTGAGGAAGCAAAAGAAGGTCTTGTAAAACACATGACCGATAGCGATATAAATAAAAAAACCATTGAAGTACTACGTAAAAGCGCCACTGGCAAAAGGCAAAAAACATTTCAATTTGAATTGTTTGCAAAAAATGGTGCAATTAAGGTTATTGAAATAACAGAATCGCCATTGTACAATGAAAATGGAGAGCTTCTTTCGATTGAAGGCGTTGCACATGATATTACGCGGCGTATTGAGCGCGAAAAAACCATCAGAGAACAAAACGAAAAACTAAAACAACAAACCGAGGAACTGGAAGCGACCATTGCCGATCTGAAACAAACTCAGTCGCAATTGGTACAGTCGGAAAAAATGCGTGCCCTCGGAAACCTGATAGCTGGTGTTGCCCACGAAATTAATACACCAATTGGTGCTATAAACGCCTCGGTTGATAATATATCCCGCTCTCTTGATGAATCAATGCAAAACCTGTATACCCTCTTCACCCGTTTATCCGAAAAAGAGTTGGTTGTTTTTCTTAAAATAATGAAACTTATTGACCGATCGAAGCCGGCCTTGGTTTCAAAAGAAAAACGATATTATAAAAAACTGGTAAAAGAGAAACTTGACAATGCAGGTTTTGATGATACTTATACCATGACAGATCATGTAATTTACCTGAACCTATACGAAGTTGTTGATCAAATTATACCTCTACTGAAAGTTGATAATCCCGGATTCATTTTAAAATCTATTCGCGATATCTATTCTGTTCGAAAAAATTCGGAGAACATTAAACTGGCTGTTGACAAAGCATCGAAAGTGGTATACGCACTTAAGAAGTTTACCCACAAAGATCAGGGGATGGACAAGGAATTAAGTAACCTCAGAGAAAATATAGATATGGTGCTTACTCTGCACCATAACCGTATAAAACAAGGAATTGAGGTTATTCAGAATTATGACGATGATATTCCTCTTATCAATTGTTACCCTGACGAATTGGTGCAGGTGTGGACAAATCTGATTTCCAATGCCATACAAGCAATGGACAATATCGGGCAGTTAACCATTACCATTATAAACATGGGTGAACGTATACAGGTTTCGATTTCAGATACAGGCTGCGGAATTCCTGATAAGATACGTGAGAAAATATTTGAACCATTCTTTACAACCAAAAAAGCGGGTGAAGGAACAGGTATCGGGCTTGAACTTGTACTAAAGATTATTGAAAAGCATCAGGGTAACTTAGATTTTAAAAGTAAGGTAGGCGAAGGAACAACATTTATTGTTACTTTACCGGTTAAATAA
- a CDS encoding alpha/beta hydrolase: MKRINLILLFSLLTVIVIAQNRTLKVWPNGAPNDNGMTEPEEIYDGVRVRKVSEAEMYVFSPEAENNTGAAVVICPGGGYWIEAMDHEGYDIARFLQTKGITGIVLKYRLPYGNHEVPSSDTRQAIRIVRANAEEWGINPEKIGIAGSSAGGHLASTAGTVFDYGNKESADKLEQQSCRPDFMLLLYPVITMDEEFTHLGSRENLIGKGHDKELIRKYSNELNVSAETPPTFLVLADDDTAVLPKNSISFYSKLKEFDVPAELHIFQKGGHGFGLRNNGIPADNWPNLFVDWLKAREIIE; this comes from the coding sequence ATGAAACGAATCAACCTAATCCTACTATTTTCATTACTAACCGTAATTGTTATCGCACAAAATAGAACATTAAAAGTGTGGCCAAACGGAGCACCAAACGACAACGGCATGACCGAGCCTGAAGAGATATACGACGGAGTGCGCGTTCGAAAAGTATCGGAAGCGGAAATGTATGTTTTCTCGCCTGAAGCTGAAAATAACACCGGTGCGGCAGTGGTAATTTGTCCTGGTGGTGGTTACTGGATTGAAGCGATGGACCACGAAGGATATGATATCGCACGTTTTCTGCAAACCAAAGGAATTACCGGAATTGTATTAAAATACCGCCTACCTTACGGAAACCACGAAGTTCCATCGAGTGATACACGGCAAGCCATTCGCATAGTGCGTGCAAATGCCGAAGAGTGGGGTATCAATCCTGAAAAGATTGGAATCGCAGGCTCTTCAGCCGGTGGCCACCTGGCCTCAACAGCCGGAACGGTATTCGATTATGGTAATAAAGAAAGCGCGGATAAGCTTGAACAGCAAAGTTGCCGGCCTGATTTTATGTTATTGCTGTATCCGGTAATTACCATGGATGAAGAATTCACTCATTTGGGATCGAGGGAGAATTTGATCGGCAAAGGGCATGATAAAGAGTTGATCCGAAAATATTCGAACGAGTTAAATGTGAGTGCTGAAACGCCACCAACATTTCTGGTTTTGGCCGACGACGATACAGCTGTTTTACCAAAAAATTCAATCAGTTTTTACTCAAAATTGAAAGAATTTGACGTACCCGCCGAATTGCATATTTTTCAAAAAGGTGGTCACGGTTTTGGCCTTCGTAATAACGGAATTCCGGCTGATAACTGGCCAAATTTATTTGTCGACTGGCTGAAAGCAAGAGAAATAATTGAATGA
- a CDS encoding sodium:solute symporter family protein, which translates to MQTEITILIYFVFIVGIGVYSAFRIKNPSDYYVAGKKAGLLPVSGSLLATILGGSALMGTIELSQSRGWAALWFLFSAAIGLFVLAPISKYVSRYGNYTLPELLGKFFGRKAERFSTVIIPLAWLGIVAAQIIAAAQILQGLGFISYQNAAILSGLVFIAYTLLGGQLSILKTDSLQAILIISGLAALLFFAIQSPEHLQVEPLKFTALFNSRFSVVDLIVLIMTYSVTFIVGPDIYSRLFCAGSEKTARRSIIIVASILIPVSFALTYLGVYSGKENEGIMAFAGHLLPNWAYGLFIAALLSAVMSSADTTLLTSSMILSELFSGNLEKKQALPLTRWLVVVIGFFSLLIALYITSVIQALLLALSFFSGAFVVPVLCGLLSFKVNNKNVIWAIVFGGITALAGKLLTLFDYQSIGNGVIILSYFVNSLFLFIGRNSKNTSERSTDFKV; encoded by the coding sequence ATGCAAACGGAAATAACCATACTTATTTATTTTGTTTTTATTGTTGGAATTGGCGTTTATTCGGCCTTTCGAATCAAAAATCCATCAGATTATTATGTTGCCGGAAAGAAAGCCGGCTTACTGCCTGTATCAGGTAGTTTACTGGCAACCATTCTTGGCGGTTCCGCATTAATGGGAACTATTGAATTAAGCCAAAGCAGAGGTTGGGCAGCTTTATGGTTCTTGTTTTCCGCAGCAATAGGTTTGTTTGTTCTGGCACCTATCTCAAAATATGTTAGTAGATACGGAAATTACACACTTCCCGAATTATTGGGAAAGTTCTTTGGACGCAAGGCAGAACGATTTTCTACCGTAATTATTCCATTGGCATGGTTAGGAATTGTGGCCGCTCAAATTATTGCAGCAGCCCAAATCCTTCAGGGACTTGGCTTTATTTCGTACCAGAATGCGGCCATTTTATCCGGGCTGGTTTTTATTGCCTATACCTTGTTGGGCGGCCAGTTAAGTATTCTGAAAACTGATTCATTACAGGCCATTTTAATTATCAGCGGGTTGGCGGCTCTGCTGTTTTTTGCCATTCAGTCACCCGAACATTTGCAGGTTGAGCCTTTAAAATTTACCGCATTGTTCAATTCCAGATTTTCAGTTGTCGATCTGATCGTTCTGATAATGACTTATTCGGTAACATTTATTGTTGGCCCGGATATTTACTCCCGCCTGTTTTGTGCCGGAAGTGAGAAAACAGCACGAAGAAGTATAATTATCGTAGCATCAATATTAATCCCTGTTTCATTTGCCCTTACCTATTTGGGTGTGTATTCCGGCAAAGAAAACGAAGGAATTATGGCATTTGCCGGGCACCTGCTTCCCAACTGGGCTTATGGTTTGTTTATAGCGGCATTGCTTTCAGCAGTAATGTCTTCGGCTGATACCACTTTGCTTACTTCAAGTATGATATTAAGTGAACTATTTAGTGGAAACCTTGAAAAGAAACAAGCCCTTCCTCTCACCCGTTGGCTGGTTGTGGTAATCGGTTTTTTTAGTTTGCTGATTGCATTGTATATCACCTCGGTAATTCAGGCTTTACTCTTGGCACTCAGTTTTTTCTCTGGTGCATTTGTGGTTCCTGTATTATGCGGATTGCTAAGCTTTAAAGTGAACAATAAAAACGTAATTTGGGCAATTGTCTTTGGTGGAATAACAGCTTTGGCTGGCAAACTGCTAACCTTATTTGATTATCAAAGTATAGGAAACGGCGTTATCATTCTAAGTTATTTTGTAAACAGCCTTTTCCTGTTTATCGGACGTAATTCAAAAAACACCTCTGAACGATCAACAGATTTCAAAGTTTAG
- a CDS encoding response regulator yields MKKKAIVCVDDESIILDSLGEQIKNIFGDEYLYESAENAEEGLEVIEELTQEDVDVLIIVSDWLMPGKKGDEFLVEVHKKFPKIVKVMLTGQADELAISNAIKNAELHAYISKPWSSQDLERVIKTGLSKIKNKG; encoded by the coding sequence ATGAAGAAAAAGGCAATAGTTTGTGTTGATGATGAAAGTATAATTCTTGATAGTTTGGGCGAACAAATAAAAAACATTTTCGGAGATGAATATTTGTACGAATCGGCAGAAAATGCAGAGGAAGGACTTGAAGTTATTGAAGAATTGACGCAAGAAGATGTTGATGTGCTGATTATTGTTTCAGACTGGTTAATGCCGGGTAAAAAAGGAGACGAGTTTTTAGTCGAAGTTCATAAGAAATTTCCAAAAATAGTAAAGGTAATGCTAACCGGACAAGCAGACGAGCTGGCCATAAGCAATGCTATTAAAAATGCAGAATTACATGCTTACATTTCAAAGCCATGGTCATCTCAGGATTTAGAGCGGGTAATAAAAACAGGATTGTCAAAAATTAAAAATAAGGGGTAA
- a CDS encoding aminopeptidase P family N-terminal domain-containing protein codes for MKTEIKQRLAALRTEMKKLDIDAWYISGTDPHSSEYLPKRWETREYISGFTGSYGLVAVTLDKAALWTDSRYFLQATEELDETGIEMQKLRVTDAVSPDSWLSRNLPAGSKVGLDAQSLTVDAFRSLQKGFLKKDIELVETPDLFEAIWEDRPAVPNDKVFELDVKYAGVARPEKQQKIADELASFGADIHVVSMLDELAWLSNLRGSDVPYNPVFTAFAVIGKEENLLFVDPGKVDPELRSKLEADGVELKDYNCFYNYLSEVSGNTIFIDPSTLNFAAYSALSGKNEIIEGTSLVAIQKAIKNRTELEGFRNAMKKDGVALVECLHWLKETIGKETLTDYEFGKKLTEFRARQKDFKGESFPPIVGYKSRGAIVHLHIGADDGLPLEADGVVLFDSGGQYIDGTTDITRTVALGAVSDQFKTDFTLTLKGMIGLTQAKFPYGIKGCHLDILARQALWENGMNYGHGTGHGVGHFLNVHEGPMAIRLEYNENLLLPGQVLSNEPAFYREGQYGLRTENMMVCVERETTEFGLFLGFDTLTLCPIDTSLIKVDLLTEKERKWLNDYHMCVNNELKPLIEDKYHKFLNELTAEI; via the coding sequence ATGAAGACAGAAATAAAACAACGACTAGCTGCATTACGCACCGAAATGAAAAAGCTCGATATTGATGCGTGGTACATTTCAGGTACCGATCCGCATTCGAGCGAATATTTACCTAAACGATGGGAAACACGCGAGTACATTTCGGGATTTACAGGCTCGTATGGTTTGGTTGCGGTAACGCTTGACAAAGCAGCTTTGTGGACCGATTCACGTTATTTTTTGCAGGCAACCGAAGAGCTGGATGAAACCGGAATTGAAATGCAGAAGTTGCGCGTTACGGATGCTGTATCGCCAGATAGTTGGTTGAGCCGGAATTTGCCAGCCGGGAGTAAAGTGGGGCTCGATGCGCAATCATTAACTGTTGATGCTTTCAGGAGTTTGCAGAAAGGCTTTTTGAAAAAGGACATTGAACTGGTGGAGACACCCGATTTGTTTGAAGCCATTTGGGAAGACCGCCCGGCTGTTCCCAACGATAAAGTTTTTGAGTTAGACGTAAAATATGCCGGAGTTGCACGACCTGAAAAGCAACAAAAAATTGCTGATGAGTTAGCATCATTTGGTGCCGATATTCACGTAGTGTCCATGTTAGACGAACTGGCGTGGCTGTCCAATTTACGTGGATCGGATGTGCCATACAATCCGGTTTTTACTGCATTTGCCGTAATTGGGAAAGAGGAAAACCTTCTTTTTGTTGATCCCGGCAAAGTTGATCCCGAACTCAGATCGAAACTAGAAGCCGATGGTGTTGAGCTAAAAGATTATAACTGTTTCTACAACTACCTGTCAGAAGTTAGTGGTAACACGATTTTCATCGATCCGTCAACTTTAAATTTTGCTGCTTACAGTGCGCTTTCCGGTAAAAATGAGATTATTGAAGGAACTTCATTAGTGGCCATTCAAAAGGCTATTAAAAATAGAACGGAGCTGGAAGGTTTTAGAAATGCGATGAAAAAAGACGGTGTTGCACTGGTAGAGTGTTTGCACTGGCTTAAAGAGACGATTGGAAAAGAAACGTTAACAGATTACGAATTTGGAAAAAAGCTGACTGAATTCAGGGCCAGACAAAAGGATTTTAAAGGCGAAAGTTTTCCACCGATTGTAGGCTACAAAAGTCGCGGTGCAATTGTTCACCTGCACATTGGAGCCGATGATGGTTTGCCTTTGGAAGCTGACGGTGTAGTGCTTTTTGATTCGGGTGGTCAGTATATCGATGGAACTACAGACATCACCCGAACAGTAGCACTAGGAGCAGTTTCTGACCAGTTCAAAACGGATTTTACGCTAACACTGAAAGGAATGATCGGTTTAACTCAAGCCAAATTTCCATACGGCATAAAAGGCTGTCACCTTGATATTCTGGCAAGGCAGGCGCTGTGGGAAAACGGTATGAATTACGGACATGGTACCGGTCATGGTGTTGGCCATTTTCTGAATGTGCACGAAGGACCAATGGCAATTCGTTTGGAATACAACGAAAACCTGTTGCTGCCGGGGCAGGTGCTTTCGAACGAACCTGCATTTTACCGTGAAGGACAATACGGACTTCGTACCGAAAACATGATGGTTTGTGTAGAACGCGAAACCACTGAGTTCGGACTTTTTCTTGGTTTTGATACACTTACACTTTGCCCGATCGATACTTCGTTGATAAAAGTTGATCTGCTTACCGAAAAGGAACGCAAATGGTTAAATGATTACCATATGTGTGTGAACAATGAGTTAAAGCCACTTATTGAGGATAAATATCACAAATTTCTGAATGAATTAACAGCCGAAATTTAA